The following coding sequences lie in one Phragmites australis chromosome 8, lpPhrAust1.1, whole genome shotgun sequence genomic window:
- the LOC133926277 gene encoding GDSL esterase/lipase At5g45910-like isoform X1, with amino-acid sequence MRNCHRMASEVLLAVLCSSWVLAAAAQKYNAIFNFGDSITDTGNLCTNNRPSQITFTQPPYGETYFGMPTCRCSDGRVIPDFMSSSFGLPFLPPSKSTSADFKKGANMAITGATAMDADFFRSLGLSDKIWNNGPISFQLQWFQQITTSVCGQADCKSYLGNSLFVFGEFGGNDYNAMLFGNYNADQASTYTPTIVNTISNGIEKLIAMGATDIVVPGVLPIGCFPIYLTIYGTSNSGDYDSLGCLKKFNDLSTYHNNQLQTKVASLQAKYSSARIMYADFYSGVYDMVKNPQSYGFSTVFETCCGSGGGKYNYQNSARCGMAGASACANPAAHLSWDGIHLTEAAYKQITDGWLNGPYCRPAILHS; translated from the exons ATGAGGAACTGCCACCGAATGGCGTCAGAGGTGTTGCTGGCGGTGCTCTGCTCGTCGTGGGTGCTCGCGGCCGCGGCGCAGAAGTACAATGCCATCTTCAACTTCGGCGACTCCATCACGGACACCGGCAACCTCTGCACCAACAACAGGCCGTCGCAGATCACCTTCACGCAGCCGCCCTACGGCGAGACCTACTTCGGCATGCCAACCTGCCGCTGCTCCGACGGCCGCGTCATCCCCGACTTCATGA GCAGCTCGTTCGGGCTGCCGTTCCTGCCGCCGTCCAAGTCGACGAGCGCGGACTTCAAGAAGGGCGCGAACATGGCCATCACTGGCGCGACGGCCATGGACGCCGACTTCTTCCGGTCGCTGGGGCTCTCAGACAAGATTTGGAACAACGGACCCATCAGCTTCCAGCTGCAGTGGTTCCAGCAGATCACCACCTCCGTCTGCGGACAGG CAGATTGCAAGAGCTACCTGGGCAACTCCCTGTTCGTGTTCGGCGAGTTCGGCGGCAACGACTACAATGCCATGCTCTTCGGCAACTACAACGCCGACCAGGCCAGCACCTACACGCCCACCATCGTCAACACCATCTCCAACGGCATCGAG AAATTGATTGCGATGGGGGCGACGGACATCGTTGTGCCGGGCGTGCTGCCGATCGGGTGCTTCCCCATCTACCTGACCATCTACGGCACCTCCAACAGCGGCGACTACGACAGCCTCGGCTGCCTCAAGAAGTTCAACGACCTCTCCACGTACCACAACAACCAGCTCCAGACCAAGGTCGCCAGCCTCCAGGCCAAGTACAGCTCCGCACGCATCATGTACGCCGACTTCTACTCCGGCGTCTACGACATGGTCAAGAACCCGCAGAGCTACG GGTTCAGCACGGTGTTCGAGACGTGCTGCGGGTCGGGCGGCGGCAAGTACAACTACCAGAACAGCGCGCGGTGCGGCATGGCGGGCGCCTCCGCGTGCGCCAACCCCGCCGCGCACCTCAGCTGGGACGGCATCCACCTCACCGAGGCCGCCTACAAGCAGATCACCGACGGCTGGCTCAACGGGCCGTACTGCCGCCCGGCCATCCTCCACAGCTAA
- the LOC133926277 gene encoding GDSL esterase/lipase At5g45910-like isoform X2, with protein MRNCHRMASEVLLAVLCSSWVLAAAAQKYNAIFNFGDSITDTGNLCTNNRPSQITFTQPPYGETYFGMPTCRCSDGRVIPDFMSSSFGLPFLPPSKSTSADFKKGANMAITGATAMDADFFRSLGLSDKIWNNGPISFQLQWFQQITTSVCGQDCKSYLGNSLFVFGEFGGNDYNAMLFGNYNADQASTYTPTIVNTISNGIEKLIAMGATDIVVPGVLPIGCFPIYLTIYGTSNSGDYDSLGCLKKFNDLSTYHNNQLQTKVASLQAKYSSARIMYADFYSGVYDMVKNPQSYGFSTVFETCCGSGGGKYNYQNSARCGMAGASACANPAAHLSWDGIHLTEAAYKQITDGWLNGPYCRPAILHS; from the exons ATGAGGAACTGCCACCGAATGGCGTCAGAGGTGTTGCTGGCGGTGCTCTGCTCGTCGTGGGTGCTCGCGGCCGCGGCGCAGAAGTACAATGCCATCTTCAACTTCGGCGACTCCATCACGGACACCGGCAACCTCTGCACCAACAACAGGCCGTCGCAGATCACCTTCACGCAGCCGCCCTACGGCGAGACCTACTTCGGCATGCCAACCTGCCGCTGCTCCGACGGCCGCGTCATCCCCGACTTCATGA GCAGCTCGTTCGGGCTGCCGTTCCTGCCGCCGTCCAAGTCGACGAGCGCGGACTTCAAGAAGGGCGCGAACATGGCCATCACTGGCGCGACGGCCATGGACGCCGACTTCTTCCGGTCGCTGGGGCTCTCAGACAAGATTTGGAACAACGGACCCATCAGCTTCCAGCTGCAGTGGTTCCAGCAGATCACCACCTCCGTCTGCGGACAGG ATTGCAAGAGCTACCTGGGCAACTCCCTGTTCGTGTTCGGCGAGTTCGGCGGCAACGACTACAATGCCATGCTCTTCGGCAACTACAACGCCGACCAGGCCAGCACCTACACGCCCACCATCGTCAACACCATCTCCAACGGCATCGAG AAATTGATTGCGATGGGGGCGACGGACATCGTTGTGCCGGGCGTGCTGCCGATCGGGTGCTTCCCCATCTACCTGACCATCTACGGCACCTCCAACAGCGGCGACTACGACAGCCTCGGCTGCCTCAAGAAGTTCAACGACCTCTCCACGTACCACAACAACCAGCTCCAGACCAAGGTCGCCAGCCTCCAGGCCAAGTACAGCTCCGCACGCATCATGTACGCCGACTTCTACTCCGGCGTCTACGACATGGTCAAGAACCCGCAGAGCTACG GGTTCAGCACGGTGTTCGAGACGTGCTGCGGGTCGGGCGGCGGCAAGTACAACTACCAGAACAGCGCGCGGTGCGGCATGGCGGGCGCCTCCGCGTGCGCCAACCCCGCCGCGCACCTCAGCTGGGACGGCATCCACCTCACCGAGGCCGCCTACAAGCAGATCACCGACGGCTGGCTCAACGGGCCGTACTGCCGCCCGGCCATCCTCCACAGCTAA